Proteins encoded within one genomic window of Bacteroides sedimenti:
- a CDS encoding arylsulfatase: MKAQTLLSLTSTALLGLPVLHCEAAAKEKPINVIYILADDLGYGDLGCYGQQIIKTPNIDRLAKNGMLFTQNYAGCTVSAPSRASLMTGLHTGHTQIRGNEEIAPEGQHPLTSKTYTLGRLMKSAGYVTGIFGKWGLGYPGSGSEPRDMGFDEFYGYNCQRQAHSYYPDHLWHNREKVVLKENENDGRKIYSQDLIHQNALKFIKDNKNKPFFAMLTYTLPHAELNLPHDSIYKMYENMFQEKPYNPKNGYYPSDKPKASFAAMVTRLDFYVGQVMKELKDLGLDKNTLVIFTSDNGPHREGGAEPDFFKSHGPFKGIKRALYEGGIRVPMIASMPGKVKAGVKNDHICAFWDVMPTLAELTKTKMPIKSDGISMLPTIFSKKGQLEHKFLYWEFHEEGGRQAIRMGNWKGIRQKVASGKPTFELYDLSKDIHEDNNVAAQYPEKAKEIQELMDKCRTESKLFNFGKNEQ; encoded by the coding sequence ATGAAAGCACAAACTTTATTAAGTTTAACCAGCACTGCACTGTTGGGATTACCAGTCCTTCATTGTGAAGCTGCAGCAAAAGAAAAGCCAATAAATGTTATCTACATTCTGGCAGACGATTTAGGATATGGCGATTTAGGCTGCTACGGACAGCAAATAATTAAAACTCCGAATATTGACCGACTGGCTAAGAACGGAATGCTTTTCACTCAGAATTATGCCGGATGCACAGTAAGTGCACCTTCAAGAGCTTCGTTAATGACAGGGCTACATACTGGACACACACAGATTCGCGGAAACGAAGAAATTGCTCCGGAAGGACAACATCCGTTGACTTCTAAAACTTACACTCTTGGCAGACTTATGAAATCTGCAGGCTATGTTACGGGTATCTTCGGTAAATGGGGACTTGGATATCCTGGTTCTGGTTCTGAACCACGCGATATGGGATTTGATGAGTTTTATGGATACAACTGTCAACGCCAGGCACATAGCTACTACCCTGACCATTTATGGCACAACAGAGAGAAAGTGGTCCTGAAAGAGAACGAAAATGATGGCAGAAAGATATATTCACAAGATTTGATTCATCAAAATGCACTGAAATTTATCAAAGATAACAAGAACAAACCGTTCTTCGCCATGCTGACTTATACTTTGCCACATGCTGAACTGAACCTGCCACACGATTCTATCTATAAGATGTATGAGAACATGTTCCAGGAAAAACCATACAATCCTAAAAATGGTTATTATCCTTCAGATAAACCAAAAGCTTCGTTCGCAGCCATGGTAACTCGCCTTGATTTTTATGTGGGACAAGTGATGAAAGAACTAAAGGATTTGGGGCTGGACAAAAATACACTGGTTATTTTTACCAGTGACAACGGTCCTCACCGCGAAGGTGGAGCCGAACCAGATTTCTTTAAAAGCCACGGACCTTTTAAAGGCATTAAACGTGCTCTTTATGAAGGTGGAATCCGCGTTCCAATGATTGCGTCTATGCCAGGAAAAGTAAAAGCCGGCGTAAAGAACGATCACATATGTGCATTCTGGGATGTAATGCCTACATTGGCCGAACTGACTAAAACTAAAATGCCAATAAAGAGCGACGGAATATCAATGCTGCCCACAATCTTTTCAAAGAAAGGACAACTAGAGCATAAATTCTTATACTGGGAATTCCATGAAGAGGGTGGCCGCCAGGCTATCCGTATGGGAAACTGGAAAGGTATCCGCCAAAAAGTGGCTAGCGGAAAGCCAACATTCGAACTGTATGATCTAAGTAAGGACATCCACGAAGACAATAATGTGGCTGCACAATATCCGGAGAAAGCAAAGGAGATTCAAGAGCTAATGGATAAATGTCGCACAGAATCTAAATTGTTCAACTTTGGAAAGAATGAGCAATAG
- a CDS encoding glycoside hydrolase family 2 TIM barrel-domain containing protein: MRKRLNIALLVWLICLPIWAGHQPEFSTAGFFCLKNSGREVYSMNPAWRFFKGTASGAESINFNDKNWEMVSLPNGIEYIPTEASGCSNYQGEVWYRKHFTPEESLKGKKLFLHFEAIMGKCKIYVNGKLLTEHFGGYLPVVTDVTDALKWNEDNVIAVWADNSDDPSYPPGKQQDMLDFAYFGGVYRDCWLIAHNNVFITDPNYENVEAGGGLFVSYDKVSESSALVMLKLHIRNSAQQNFKGTAEFELQQPDGRRVAIQKEKVMVSANAAESFYNKILLKNPMLWSPESPTLYNLYVRIKDQKGKVVDGYRKRIGIRSIEFKGVDGFWLNGRPYKNPLIGANRHQDYAIVGNAVANNAHWRDAKKLRDAGLKIIRNAHCPQDPAFMDACDELGLFVIVNTPGWQFWNNAPVFEQRVFSDIRNMVRRDRNHPCVWLWEPILNETWYPETFAKNTKELVEKEYPYPYSNSACDLQARGSEYFSILFAHPFEGDIDKHDRLGNYDKTKTYFTREWGDNVDDWSSHNSPSRVARNWGEQPMLIQAQHYAHPSYQYTCYETLYRVSRQHMGGCLWHSFDHQRGYHPDPFYGGIMDVFRQPKYSYYMFQAQREPVKSDLIAETGPMVYIAHEMSPFSSKDVTVYSNCDEVRLTYNKGGKTYTWKKDKSLGGMPSPVITFKDVFDFMVDKKLAREQKQAEVFLLAEGLIDGKVVATHKVCPALRPSKLLLWVDNEGTELEANGSDFVTVVAAVADNNGNIKRLSNYYVKFKVEGEGRLLGDNEVLANPVEVRWGTAPALIQSTTKPGKIKITASVLFEGSQRPASAELEIESHPSVFPMVYNPAEAELIPTVSPSKTDASENKPASSQEEINKRKRQNEQKLKEVERQQSEFGEKR, translated from the coding sequence ATGAGAAAGAGGCTCAATATTGCTCTTCTTGTTTGGCTCATCTGCTTGCCGATATGGGCAGGCCATCAACCAGAATTTTCGACAGCCGGTTTCTTTTGTCTGAAGAACTCCGGACGTGAAGTGTACTCCATGAATCCGGCTTGGCGATTCTTTAAAGGAACGGCATCAGGTGCCGAAAGCATTAACTTTAATGACAAAAACTGGGAAATGGTGTCACTTCCTAACGGAATAGAATATATACCTACTGAGGCCAGCGGTTGCAGCAACTATCAAGGCGAGGTGTGGTATCGTAAACATTTCACTCCCGAGGAATCGTTGAAAGGAAAGAAACTTTTCCTGCATTTCGAAGCGATCATGGGAAAATGCAAAATCTATGTAAACGGCAAACTACTAACCGAACACTTTGGCGGTTATCTTCCTGTAGTAACCGATGTAACTGATGCTTTGAAATGGAATGAAGACAACGTGATTGCCGTATGGGCCGACAACAGCGACGATCCGTCGTACCCTCCCGGAAAACAACAGGACATGCTTGACTTTGCATATTTCGGAGGTGTATATCGAGATTGCTGGTTGATAGCCCATAACAATGTTTTTATAACCGATCCAAATTATGAAAACGTGGAAGCGGGCGGTGGATTATTCGTTTCATACGACAAAGTATCTGAAAGTTCTGCGTTGGTTATGCTGAAACTCCATATTCGAAACTCAGCACAACAGAATTTTAAGGGTACAGCTGAATTTGAACTGCAACAACCGGATGGACGAAGGGTAGCTATTCAGAAAGAGAAAGTAATGGTTAGCGCCAATGCCGCCGAAAGTTTCTACAATAAGATACTGCTTAAAAATCCGATGTTATGGAGTCCCGAATCACCCACTCTTTACAACCTGTATGTACGAATCAAAGATCAGAAGGGAAAAGTGGTTGATGGATATCGTAAGAGAATTGGTATCCGAAGCATTGAATTTAAAGGGGTCGATGGATTTTGGCTGAATGGTAGACCTTATAAAAATCCGCTGATTGGAGCCAATCGACATCAGGATTACGCAATTGTGGGTAATGCTGTTGCCAATAATGCGCATTGGAGGGATGCGAAAAAATTACGCGATGCAGGTTTGAAAATTATTCGTAATGCACACTGTCCTCAAGATCCAGCTTTTATGGATGCCTGCGACGAACTGGGACTTTTCGTTATTGTTAATACCCCAGGCTGGCAATTCTGGAATAATGCGCCAGTGTTTGAGCAACGAGTATTCAGCGATATCCGTAACATGGTACGCAGAGACCGAAACCACCCATGCGTGTGGTTATGGGAACCTATTCTGAATGAGACCTGGTATCCGGAAACATTTGCCAAAAACACGAAAGAGCTGGTTGAAAAAGAGTATCCTTACCCCTACTCCAATTCTGCATGCGACTTACAAGCAAGAGGAAGTGAATATTTCTCTATTCTTTTTGCTCATCCATTTGAAGGAGATATTGATAAGCATGATCGTTTGGGTAACTATGATAAGACAAAGACCTATTTCACCCGCGAGTGGGGAGATAATGTAGACGACTGGAGCAGTCATAACTCCCCCAGCCGTGTGGCACGTAACTGGGGCGAACAACCTATGTTGATACAGGCACAACACTATGCACATCCTTCTTACCAATACACTTGCTACGAAACATTGTATCGTGTTTCTCGTCAGCATATGGGCGGATGCCTGTGGCACTCATTCGATCATCAACGCGGCTATCATCCTGATCCATTTTACGGTGGAATAATGGATGTTTTCCGCCAGCCCAAATATTCTTATTATATGTTTCAGGCACAGCGAGAACCGGTAAAAAGCGACCTGATTGCCGAAACCGGCCCCATGGTTTATATTGCTCACGAAATGTCGCCCTTCTCATCAAAAGATGTAACTGTATATTCCAACTGCGATGAGGTACGACTCACTTACAACAAAGGAGGAAAGACCTACACCTGGAAAAAGGATAAATCCTTAGGAGGCATGCCATCGCCAGTCATTACTTTCAAGGATGTATTCGACTTTATGGTAGATAAGAAACTGGCAAGAGAACAGAAACAGGCTGAAGTATTCTTGCTAGCCGAGGGATTGATAGACGGAAAAGTGGTGGCGACACACAAGGTATGCCCGGCACTTCGTCCATCAAAACTACTGTTATGGGTTGATAATGAAGGAACAGAACTCGAAGCCAATGGATCTGACTTTGTGACCGTTGTTGCAGCCGTGGCCGATAATAATGGAAACATAAAACGGTTGAGTAATTACTATGTTAAGTTCAAAGTTGAAGGAGAAGGCCGATTGCTGGGAGACAATGAAGTTTTGGCAAATCCTGTGGAGGTACGCTGGGGAACAGCTCCAGCTTTGATTCAGTCGACCACCAAACCGGGCAAAATAAAAATAACTGCTTCTGTTTTATTTGAAGGTTCACAAAGACCTGCCAGTGCAGAACTGGAAATTGAAAGCCACCCATCGGTATTCCCTATGGTTTATAATCCAGCAGAAGCCGAATTGATTCCTACAGTCTCACCGTCTAAAACAGATGCTTCGGAAAACAAGCCGGCTTCTTCTCAGGAAGAAATCAATAAGCGTAAAAGGCAAAACGAGCAGAAATTGAAGGAAGTAGAACGTCAGCAGAGTGAATTTGGTGAAAAACGATGA
- a CDS encoding SusC/RagA family TonB-linked outer membrane protein produces MNKQFLKVFSKRCLSAFAITLIFSTGESLSAIASVTNGKNASYSIKEQLQNITVKGQVTDTKGEAIIGASISEKGTSNGIISDVNGKFTLTVKAKATLVVTCIGFKPTSVAVGTSSTINIVLTEDTKTLDEVVVTAMGIKKEKKALGYSVQDIKSDEILKNKNTNVINSLNGKIAGVNVTQGGGGAGSGANIVIRGGTSLERDNQPLFVIDGMIYDNTTDIGGNSGFDGAMRTNSTYSNRVMDINPEDVESMSVLKGPAAAALYGSKAAAGVVVITTKKGQEGNVKVNLSSKFSTNWVNRYPEQQDQYKRGYYNTAGGLDEYTLQSWGEKFKTGEKMYNNIEDFFKSSGTWDNNINISGGNKNGNFYLSASRYDQDGIIPETGYIKNTFRFNGEQKYGKLTAGANVAYSVASADKSLTSGGLYNSGGTGAMVSVYRWPRSEDMSHWLNDDGSKYRMFEGLQQVDEDIDNPYWIVNRNKVNDKTTRFTGTLNLKLDVVDWFNIAYTGGTDYYTTNTRRLIEPGSGVELLYQKGLLSENDRTYEYLSSNLMLNFKKAFGDFDFNLLLGNTIEDTRTSSNGRLGWNFVAPNFFSITNTAQTDRSITQYNSRKRLIGAYGEFRAGYKNILYATITGRNDWTSTLPVDNQSYFYPSVGGSFVFTELIPKNNILSFGKVRASWARVGKDTDPYVTNTYLDDPIITILGANGFENAWTKGNPYLKPEITKSVELGLELRFFNGRFGFDYTYYSNRSYNQLLSPRTSQTTGYIFMKTNAGDINNKGMELSITGTPIKTKDFTWDMTLNMSGNRGKVDNLLQGLEVLYVTDVQVGNAKAASFNKGNFMAISGSKYARDKDGNMILNWDNGMPTSDGLTTYEIGNREPKFLGGFNNSLQYKNWNFSFLFDYRVGGDIYNGTDYFMTTTGMSKRSMNRESITTTGVAKNPTTGEFEKKTYTITDKNLIQQYWETYYSYESANFMTKTNWLRLRSVSLSYAFPSSMLKKTKLIKDLSATVTGTNLLLWTNYKGMDPETSAAGAGVTGSSSVGIDYCGVPATAGMSFGINITF; encoded by the coding sequence ATGAATAAACAATTCTTAAAAGTGTTTTCTAAAAGGTGTCTATCGGCCTTTGCTATCACTTTAATATTCTCCACAGGAGAAAGTCTGAGTGCAATAGCCAGTGTAACAAACGGGAAAAATGCTTCATACAGCATTAAAGAACAATTACAGAATATAACTGTAAAGGGCCAAGTAACAGACACAAAAGGCGAAGCCATTATTGGAGCAAGTATCTCGGAAAAGGGAACTTCTAATGGCATAATCTCTGATGTGAATGGTAAATTTACTTTAACAGTAAAAGCAAAAGCAACTTTAGTTGTTACATGTATTGGATTTAAACCTACTTCCGTTGCAGTTGGCACTTCATCTACTATTAATATTGTCTTAACAGAAGACACTAAGACATTAGATGAAGTTGTTGTAACAGCCATGGGTATTAAAAAGGAAAAGAAAGCACTTGGATATTCTGTACAGGATATTAAAAGTGATGAAATACTAAAAAATAAAAACACCAACGTAATCAATTCATTAAATGGTAAAATTGCAGGTGTAAACGTTACGCAAGGTGGCGGCGGAGCTGGTTCTGGGGCAAATATTGTTATCCGTGGAGGTACTTCTCTGGAACGTGACAATCAGCCTCTATTCGTTATTGATGGTATGATTTATGATAACACTACAGATATAGGTGGTAATAGCGGATTTGATGGTGCAATGCGTACAAACTCCACATATAGCAACCGTGTTATGGATATTAACCCGGAAGACGTTGAAAGCATGTCGGTACTTAAAGGTCCTGCTGCTGCAGCCTTATATGGATCGAAAGCTGCTGCAGGTGTTGTAGTTATTACTACAAAAAAAGGACAAGAGGGAAATGTTAAGGTAAATCTTAGTTCCAAGTTTAGTACTAATTGGGTAAACCGGTATCCGGAACAACAAGATCAATATAAAAGAGGATATTATAACACTGCCGGAGGATTAGATGAATATACCCTTCAATCATGGGGCGAAAAATTCAAAACTGGAGAAAAGATGTATAACAACATAGAAGATTTCTTCAAGAGTTCAGGCACGTGGGATAATAACATAAATATCTCAGGAGGTAATAAGAATGGGAATTTCTATCTTTCTGCTTCACGGTACGATCAGGATGGAATTATCCCTGAAACAGGTTATATAAAAAACACATTCCGTTTCAATGGAGAACAGAAATATGGCAAACTTACAGCAGGAGCAAATGTTGCTTACTCAGTTGCATCAGCTGATAAATCTCTAACCAGTGGCGGACTTTACAATTCTGGTGGAACAGGGGCTATGGTTTCTGTGTATCGATGGCCTAGGAGTGAAGATATGTCTCATTGGTTAAACGATGATGGTTCAAAATATCGTATGTTTGAAGGATTGCAACAAGTTGACGAAGATATTGATAATCCATACTGGATCGTTAACAGGAATAAGGTCAATGATAAAACGACACGTTTTACCGGAACATTAAACTTAAAACTGGATGTTGTTGATTGGTTTAATATTGCCTATACCGGCGGTACAGACTATTACACGACAAATACCAGAAGATTGATAGAGCCAGGATCTGGTGTGGAGCTCTTATATCAAAAAGGTTTGCTATCCGAAAATGATAGAACATATGAGTATCTCTCATCCAATCTGATGCTAAACTTTAAAAAAGCATTCGGAGATTTCGATTTCAACTTATTGTTAGGTAATACAATAGAAGATACACGAACATCGTCCAACGGGCGATTAGGTTGGAATTTTGTAGCCCCGAATTTCTTCTCTATAACAAATACAGCTCAAACAGATCGTTCGATAACTCAATACAATAGCAGAAAACGTCTTATTGGAGCATATGGTGAATTCCGTGCAGGATATAAGAACATATTATATGCTACTATAACCGGACGCAATGACTGGACTTCGACTTTACCTGTAGATAACCAATCATATTTCTATCCATCTGTGGGAGGTAGCTTTGTCTTTACAGAATTAATTCCCAAAAACAATATACTGTCATTTGGTAAGGTACGCGCATCATGGGCCAGAGTAGGTAAGGATACAGATCCTTATGTAACAAACACCTATCTGGATGATCCTATCATAACTATTTTGGGGGCTAACGGATTTGAAAATGCTTGGACAAAAGGAAATCCGTATTTAAAACCAGAAATTACTAAATCAGTAGAATTAGGACTCGAACTCCGTTTCTTTAACGGACGCTTCGGATTTGATTATACATACTATTCAAACAGGAGTTATAACCAGTTACTAAGCCCGCGTACCAGTCAAACAACCGGATATATTTTCATGAAAACAAATGCCGGAGACATTAATAACAAAGGTATGGAACTTTCGATCACAGGCACTCCTATTAAAACTAAAGACTTTACATGGGACATGACATTGAATATGTCTGGAAACCGCGGCAAGGTGGACAATCTTCTACAAGGACTGGAGGTTTTATATGTAACCGATGTTCAAGTAGGCAATGCAAAAGCGGCTTCGTTTAATAAGGGGAATTTTATGGCTATTTCAGGATCTAAATATGCTCGTGACAAGGATGGTAATATGATCCTAAACTGGGATAACGGAATGCCTACATCTGATGGCCTAACTACTTATGAGATAGGTAATCGAGAGCCTAAATTTCTAGGTGGATTTAACAATAGTCTGCAATATAAAAACTGGAATTTCTCATTTCTATTTGACTACCGAGTTGGTGGAGATATTTACAATGGAACAGATTATTTCATGACTACCACTGGAATGAGCAAGAGAAGCATGAATCGTGAATCGATTACTACAACAGGAGTTGCAAAGAACCCAACTACAGGAGAATTCGAAAAGAAAACCTATACTATCACAGATAAGAATCTGATACAACAATATTGGGAGACCTATTACTCTTATGAATCTGCTAACTTCATGACAAAGACCAACTGGCTACGCTTGCGTTCTGTATCTCTTTCGTATGCTTTTCCAAGTAGCATGTTGAAAAAAACAAAGTTGATAAAAGATCTTTCTGCAACAGTAACAGGCACCAATCTTTTATTGTGGACAAATTACAAGGGGATGGACCCTGAAACTAGTGCTGCAGGAGCAGGTGTAACAGGATCTAGTTCTGTCGGCATTGACTATTGTGGAGTTCCAGCAACTGCAGGGATGTCATTCGGAATTAATATCACATTCTAA
- a CDS encoding nucleoside permease, with protein sequence MSIKNRLILMNFLQFFVWGAWLISLGGYMGRNLHFEGGQIGAIFATMGIASLIMPGLIGIIADKWINAERLLGICHLLGASFLFYASTLTGYDEMYWAMLLNLMVYMPTLSLANTVSYNALENNRFDIVKDFPPIRVWGTIGFICAMWAVDLTGFKHSSAQLYVSSISALFLGIYSFTLPKCPPAKSENKTLLSSFGLDALVLFKRRKMAIFFFFSMLLGAALQITNSYGDLFLSSFKEIPQYADSFGVKHSVILLSISQMSETLFILAIPFFLRRFGIKQVMLISMIAWVFRFGLFGVGNPGEGLPLLILSMIVYGMAFDFFNISGSLFVEMETTPQIRASAQGLFFMMTNGLGAIMGGYASGAVVDFFSKYAIVSGQSQLISRDWHSIWLIFAAYALTIAIFFTFAFNYKNGLKTVKEK encoded by the coding sequence ATGAGCATTAAAAATCGTTTGATTCTTATGAACTTCCTGCAATTCTTTGTGTGGGGAGCTTGGTTAATTTCTTTGGGAGGATATATGGGGAGAAACCTTCATTTTGAAGGTGGACAAATTGGAGCAATCTTTGCAACGATGGGGATTGCTTCTCTTATAATGCCCGGTTTGATAGGGATTATAGCCGACAAGTGGATAAATGCTGAACGTTTATTGGGAATTTGCCATTTACTTGGTGCGTCTTTTTTGTTTTATGCATCAACACTGACCGGTTATGATGAAATGTATTGGGCTATGCTGCTAAACCTGATGGTGTACATGCCCACATTATCACTGGCTAATACTGTTTCATATAATGCCCTGGAGAATAATCGATTTGATATTGTGAAAGATTTCCCTCCGATTCGTGTGTGGGGAACTATCGGCTTTATCTGCGCAATGTGGGCGGTTGACTTAACCGGCTTTAAACATTCGTCAGCGCAACTATATGTGAGTTCCATTTCTGCTCTATTTCTGGGGATTTATTCTTTTACCTTGCCTAAATGTCCTCCGGCAAAAAGCGAAAACAAAACGTTGTTATCTTCTTTTGGCTTAGATGCGTTGGTACTTTTTAAAAGGAGAAAAATGGCTATCTTCTTCTTTTTCTCCATGCTTCTTGGTGCAGCCCTTCAGATTACTAATTCTTATGGGGATTTGTTTTTGAGTAGTTTCAAAGAAATACCTCAGTATGCCGATTCTTTCGGAGTAAAGCATTCTGTTATTCTACTCTCTATATCACAAATGTCTGAAACCTTATTTATTCTCGCTATTCCATTTTTCCTTCGTCGTTTTGGAATTAAACAGGTTATGTTGATTAGCATGATTGCATGGGTATTTCGCTTTGGGCTCTTTGGAGTTGGAAATCCTGGCGAAGGATTGCCTTTGCTGATTCTGTCAATGATTGTATATGGCATGGCTTTTGACTTCTTCAATATTTCAGGTTCTTTATTTGTGGAAATGGAAACAACACCACAAATCAGAGCGAGTGCTCAGGGACTATTCTTCATGATGACGAATGGATTGGGGGCTATTATGGGCGGATATGCAAGTGGAGCAGTGGTGGACTTCTTCTCAAAGTATGCAATTGTATCCGGACAATCCCAACTGATTAGTCGAGACTGGCATTCAATTTGGTTGATATTTGCGGCATATGCGCTCACAATTGCTATCTTCTTTACTTTTGCTTTTAACTATAAAAATGGCCTTAAAACAGTTAAAGAAAAATAG
- a CDS encoding cupin domain-containing protein, whose product MEELFKKGTILNFAELIDYSAGGVVSKQVLKNEAGNITLFSFDKGQGLSEHTAPFDAMVQILEGKAIIMVGGNPFHTKDGDTIIMPANIPHALFATEQFKMLLTMIKGV is encoded by the coding sequence ATGGAAGAACTATTTAAAAAAGGAACAATTTTGAATTTCGCAGAGTTGATAGACTATTCTGCCGGTGGAGTTGTAAGTAAACAAGTACTGAAAAATGAAGCTGGAAACATTACTCTTTTCTCTTTTGACAAAGGACAAGGGTTGAGCGAACATACTGCTCCTTTTGATGCTATGGTACAAATTTTGGAAGGAAAAGCGATTATTATGGTTGGTGGAAATCCTTTTCATACGAAGGATGGAGATACTATCATTATGCCTGCCAATATTCCTCATGCATTATTTGCAACTGAACAGTTCAAGATGTTGCTAACAATGATTAAAGGAGTCTGA
- a CDS encoding SusD/RagB family nutrient-binding outer membrane lipoprotein gives MKKLIYFSLSILFMFSLNACSDYLDINDNPNTPNSTVPTPDQRLMIIQTNFSDAYESSGTRGCWFTGNITKTYGTTTNDKNIKWAPVIGTTTWPYQAWFIYTAANLEPLIDKATKEEAWHYIGAAKLIHAWGFMTMVDVYGEMPYKEALTDKITPKYDDGETIFNGCLQTLDEAIKYFEMSQPVTATPLSKGDVWNGGDVNKWIKLAYGLKARWLNNLSKKKGYNPDAVLAALEKAGQSNSDNTVMRYINSSDTKQAALRALQHQNLSSTTSRITKWYLDLLTNTFTGGSGVEDPRTDLLVPSAQFRINGTLKYIRTKGVDMFNSDIRKNSGPIAYNIYSRSQDMYGGKFYDKDGKPINMDIWYTSSKVTARLGDSIYVPIYSECLSWLVNGGTDDRYIAANYNGKTNQIISTGTFYTRADAPGHLLCYPELCFIKAEVLFRKGDKAGALTAYKAGIRAHMELMNEKLSTYDQTQFGKQIIPAAAINDFLASAAVAQTTAQLTMAKIMQQKYIACSYSLQNWNDMRRFNYSAGNIKDFGVVYPDFKRPYEFDSESATHFTDNSDPNNERYWIRRFQQCTHEVNYNIDNLKKSNPEATLPTVNSLPVWWDTAD, from the coding sequence ATGAAAAAACTAATATATTTCAGTTTAAGCATTCTATTTATGTTTAGCTTAAACGCATGCAGCGATTATCTGGATATAAATGACAATCCAAATACGCCTAATAGTACAGTTCCAACGCCGGACCAAAGATTAATGATAATCCAGACAAATTTTTCAGATGCATATGAATCTTCAGGTACTCGTGGTTGTTGGTTTACAGGCAATATTACTAAAACTTACGGAACAACAACAAATGATAAAAATATCAAGTGGGCTCCGGTAATTGGAACTACAACCTGGCCATATCAGGCATGGTTTATTTATACAGCAGCCAATCTTGAACCACTGATTGATAAGGCGACAAAAGAGGAAGCTTGGCATTATATTGGTGCTGCAAAATTAATTCATGCGTGGGGATTTATGACAATGGTTGATGTTTATGGTGAAATGCCATATAAGGAAGCTTTGACAGATAAAATAACTCCTAAATACGATGATGGAGAGACTATCTTTAACGGATGTCTCCAAACGTTGGATGAGGCAATTAAATATTTTGAAATGTCTCAACCTGTAACTGCTACCCCTCTCTCCAAAGGAGATGTGTGGAATGGTGGAGATGTTAATAAATGGATAAAACTTGCTTATGGACTGAAAGCACGCTGGTTGAATAATTTGTCAAAGAAAAAAGGATATAATCCGGATGCTGTATTAGCGGCCTTAGAGAAAGCAGGGCAATCGAATTCAGACAATACTGTTATGAGATATATCAATAGTAGCGACACGAAGCAAGCTGCACTAAGAGCATTACAACATCAAAATTTATCGAGCACAACTTCACGCATCACGAAATGGTATCTCGACTTATTGACAAATACCTTCACAGGTGGCAGTGGCGTAGAAGATCCTCGTACAGACCTCCTTGTTCCAAGTGCTCAATTCCGTATTAACGGAACGCTGAAATATATCAGAACGAAAGGCGTAGATATGTTTAACAGTGATATTCGTAAAAATAGCGGACCTATTGCATATAACATTTATAGCAGATCTCAGGATATGTACGGAGGTAAATTCTATGATAAAGACGGCAAACCTATTAATATGGATATATGGTATACAAGTTCTAAAGTTACAGCAAGACTAGGTGATTCAATCTATGTTCCAATTTATTCGGAATGTTTGAGCTGGCTAGTAAATGGGGGCACTGATGATAGATATATAGCAGCAAATTATAATGGAAAGACAAATCAGATTATATCTACTGGTACTTTTTATACTAGAGCTGATGCACCGGGACACCTACTCTGCTATCCTGAACTTTGCTTTATCAAGGCTGAAGTATTATTCCGTAAAGGTGATAAAGCGGGTGCATTAACAGCATACAAAGCTGGAATCCGCGCACACATGGAACTAATGAATGAAAAGCTTTCAACATACGATCAAACTCAATTTGGAAAACAAATAATTCCTGCGGCAGCTATAAATGATTTTCTTGCTAGTGCTGCTGTTGCCCAAACAACTGCACAGCTGACAATGGCAAAAATTATGCAGCAGAAGTATATTGCATGCTCTTATTCACTTCAAAACTGGAATGATATGCGTCGTTTCAATTATAGTGCAGGGAATATTAAAGATTTTGGCGTGGTATATCCAGATTTCAAGAGACCATATGAATTTGATAGCGAGAGTGCAACACACTTCACTGATAATTCTGATCCGAATAACGAACGTTATTGGATCCGCAGATTTCAACAATGTACACATGAGGTGAATTATAACATTGATAATTTAAAAAAATCAAATCCGGAAGCAACATTACCAACCGTCAATTCTTTACCGGTTTGGTGGGATACAGCTGATTAA